The following nucleotide sequence is from Salvia miltiorrhiza cultivar Shanhuang (shh) chromosome 7, IMPLAD_Smil_shh, whole genome shotgun sequence.
GCTCTAAGAAGTCGCATTCACTAAGTCGTAAGTTTAACTCAATTACTTTAATGGCTTTTTTCACGATTCTGTAGTGCAAAACCAATAGTCCAATATTGTAAATTGTGTTGTCTTCAGGTTTGAGCTGATTGCCGGATGCAGCAGGTGACTTTCCATTGATTATGCTGAAGCTCCAACAGTTGGTAAATTGAAGGGCTAGACTAATTGTTTAATTCAGCTGTTTGCTGCATGTTAGTTTAGAAGAATATGTAGGAACGAGTTAGAGTAGGTTGCCAGAGTGAGCATGAGGGAGGACAAAACAGGGTGCTTTTTGTTTTGTATTCACATCCTATTCATATGCGTTAAATCTCTGAAATATACTAACTGCACTAGTCTTACAAGCTAGGTTGTATTAGTGCCTCCGGTTGCTTTGAGGAACTCCCTTTTGCTGATGTTCCCTGTTGAATTCTAATGCACACTTGGCAAGCTTAACATGATTGAACTCATGTTTGGGCTCTTGTTTAATAAACCTCTAATTTAGCTTACTAAAAGAAGCTCACTTCATTTGTTTTGTGTTAATATTTGTGACATAGTCCGTAATTTGACCACGAGGAGTAACTGTGAGGCACAAACATGCTGACCTGAAATCCCTAAATGCAACTTTTAATATGCTCTCTGTGGACAGTGGAAGGAATGTGAAAACGAATCTCCGTATATCATTAACAAGAACTTGTAGAAGAAACAAAGAATTACTCAGAAGTTTTTTTCATTTGTAAGCAACATGAGGAAAAGGTGAACGTTCATGTTCTGGTTTGGTGTCAGGATATGTACATGATGGAGCATTTGGTTGGAAGTGAACTCATGATATCTTTAATTTAGTGTGtattttcttcaaatttataACTTTCCCATTATTATTTAAGCTTGATCAGTCTAAAGTTATGTGATCATAGAGTTTGATTCTAGTTGGGAAGATGAAATGAACTCCTTTTGCTTGTTCTGTGAACAGGAAAAGCCTGGCTGGCTATTTCTATACCACAAGTTTGATTTAAGCTTGTTTCCTGCAGTTGCGTTTTGGAAATACATACACGAGACTACTCCGTTAAGATGTACTGTTATGTTGATTTCCTTGCATACTTAGTATCTTGATGCTGATTAGAGATGATATGATTTGCTGATAATTTTTTGTAAACATAACCACCATGCCCAAGACTGATCTTCATGCATATATACATGATGAACAATCTTTGGTTTTCTCAGTTTCCTAGTCTCATGCATAAGTTACATTGTGCATAACTTTTTTAGAGCATAAGTTACATTTTGCATAATTATAGATGAAAGAGAGTTTTTGTCAGTATTGATGTATAAACTTTTATGTGATGTGATAATTGCATGTATGCAAACATTGCAGGTTTCAGAAAGTTTAACTCAGATTTTAGAAAGCTAAGTATTATTTGCATTTAGAGTTTAAGCGATTCGTTATTTGTTGATTGAATTGAAGTAGCTGTTCCAGTCAATTGTTTGATGGTTCTGATGCAGGGCTTGAATTTGAGAGGCTTCGCAGcattttagtattttatttgcAGTGAAATTGAGAGTTTACTTGGGATGATTACACTTTTGAGAGTGAGAGTTTagatttattctttttttaaatcaaaGAATTCACATTCAAACATATAGTAGTAATTCATTTTGcgctttcatttttattttaagagaaagTTCAAATCCAAAAGAGACAAGCTTGTGTGCCAACTAGGAGTAACTACTAACGCAAGATGGACTTACAAAATAAGTCATATTTTCCCCCTTGAAAAGAGCATTTATGTATGCTAGAGAAAAAAACTCATAATTATCAcctattttattctatttttatttaactcTTACGTTAAAAATGAATTATGCAAACCAAAAGAATTGTAGAAAGCACTCCCACAAATTGCAAAATAGATAACTATTTAAAAAGAAACTTTAGTAACTTAACAAGCAAAACTTAATAAATCAGAGGCGAAAATTCCATCtagaattttataatttcacttGTGAACAGGTGAATATTATCAATATGATAAATTTATGCAATCACTCTGGGCGTCGCGGTATACGCTTGTCATACATATCATCTTTTCtggagtacttttttttttttaaggaattCTGGAGTACTTATTTTAagtaatgaaaaaataatctcaattataaaaactagcgtctaacccgtcgaaattcgacgggaattattttatgtcatcatttttaattatttttattactataatatatgaaatagtttatatataaattatttttttaattaatttgatatgattaaattaaattagtaatacaacatttgaaataatattaatcttaatcactttcgccaattaaatgtaggttgtgataatagaaatacatttttatataaatattcatttgatgacgtttataaaaagttgatgtgggattgaatattttagaagaaaaaaatatgtaaatttgaagtatgatatgatgtacgattgatgtgtcgcatttactgttaatcgtatatcgataatatttactctctccgtccctcaaacattttcctttttttttctattttggttcgtccccaaaacatcttcctaacctatttttttaaaataatttcactaattattattcttacaatttcactttttgtgggactcgttctccactttcactaactatcactcttacaatttcactttttgtgggacccaTTCTTCACTTATCAAAtgcataactaacttttattaaaactcgtgtcatcctctcctgggaagatgtttgggggacggagagagtattaagtttgttcaaattctttaaatttgacggataagaaataatttaattaaacatatgtcatctgagtatcatctcatatggacctaataagaccagatagtaatatgaagctctaaagaccacatacgacatttgaacgtcaaaattttgaaaatcatattctttggagtttgaaatatcacatctgaattttgagcatcatcttgtatggagcttgaagattataacttacttgtaagtatcattttgtctagaatttgtgaaactataattaagttatgaaaataatctcatctcaaactttaaacaacatcgtcaaatttgaaatcatattcaatcatatactccctccgtccacgaaaaagagtcctaTTTCTCCtcttttttgtccacaaaaaagagttctatttcactttttatacaattataccctttaGAACTTCATGTACTTACTTTATTTTCCATCCAAAGAACCCACCTCGATAATTAAGAACTCTCTCCAGTTAAAAGTTAATCGATTACAATtagcaataaataaataaaaaatcatagagAGTATTTGTAAACCTATTTTTCAGAGTTGGGGCGGCGCCTATCTCCTTCTAATTCTTCGTCTGAAAGCACCGCCTCGCTCCTTcttatgtaggatttataattaaatagatatgttggatttatctaatagttttatataattatttaatagtacagattttctctaatagttttatacgattatttaatagtatagaatttatctataaatttatatgattatttaatagtttttaaatgtaaaaattgattagaaatgtataaataaataagaatgaatgataattgaggaaaattagaattaagttgaagaatatcttttctaaaaaatgaattgacatttgaattgatagcttttcgtggattaatttattggtatactttatttaagttttagtcacacttggaacaatctcaattaagagGGTATAATGATTCCTATTATGgatgccatcattttattaagctAAAATTTTCAagtgaatgagaattgaggaaaattagaatgaagtgattatacgatgccacgtcggataagatttattttgctataatatatgtaagatttataattaaatagatatgttggatttatctaatagttttatacaattatttaatagtacatattttatctaatagttttatacgattatttaatattatagaatttatctataaatttatatgattatttaatagtttttaaatgtaaaaattgattagaaatgtataaataaataagaatgaatgagaattgagaaaaattagaatgaagtggttatacgatgccacgtaggatataatttattttgctataatgtagatatagaaatttgttgatgataggtTCGAAATGAGATATATAgaatttgttgattaaaaatttagaaaaaataagaatgaatgagaattgaggaaaaatagaatagagtgattctattacgccacgtaagatagagcttattttacttttatatatataaagatagattgattagaaatatataaataaataagaatgaattagaattgataaaaattagaatgaagtgattatacgatgccacgtaggataagatttgtTTTGCTATATAGCttattttacttatatatatatatatatatatatatatatatatatagattatttaatagtatagaatttatctataaatttatatgattatttaatagtttttaaatgaaaaaattgattagaaatgtataaataaataagaatgaatgagaattgaggaaaattagaatgaagtgattatacgatgccacgtaggatatgatttattttgctattatgtaaaaattgattagaaatatataaataaataagaatgaattagaattgagaaaaattggaatgaagtgattatacgatgccacgtaggataagatttattttgctataatatatataaatttgtagataaataagaatgaatgagaactgaggaaaattagaatgaagtgattatacgatgctacgtaggatatgatttatgttgctataatgtaaaaattgattagaaatatataaacaaataagaACGAATTAGAtatgagaaaaattagaatgatgtgatgatttattttgctataatatatataaatttatagataaataagaatgaatgagaattgaggaaaattagaatgaagtgattatacgatgctacgtaggatttgatttattttgctataatgtaaaaattgattagaaatatataataaataagaatgaatgagaattgaagaaaattagaatggagtgataataattaaatagatatgttggatttatctaatagttttatacaattatttaatagtacagattttatctaatagttgtatatgattatttaatagtatagaatttatctataaatttatatgattatttaataatttttaaatgtaaaaattaattagaaatatataaataaataagaatgaatgaaaattgaggaaaattagaatatagtgattctattacgccacataggatagaacttattttacttttatatatatatagatagattgcAGGGCAAATGTATGATAAAAAGTCAGATTTAATCATTTCACTACCTTCCACCTTTCATAAATGAAAGTTGATATTGctaatttaacaaaaaaaaagttgatcATTTAAAACTCATAAAAAAtcaagagagggagagagcgaGTGATATAAGCAGGTAATTTTAAACTGGGTGTAAGCGTAAGCATACCTTTTGTCTACATGTCCAAGGCAATTCTCAGACTCATTAAACCCTTAAACCGCCCCCAACCTAGAATCAAGTCGGCCGTTAAAATTCTCATCACTCCTCAAATCAAGAATTTGGCCAATGAAGTTTGTGAAATTCTCCGAAGTGAAGACAAACAGTGGGAAGAGTCCCTTCAGAATCGTTTTATTGGGGATGATATTACTCCTTCTGAAGTTGCCCACCTAGTGTTCGACAAAATTCGCGACTGCGAATTGGGTCTCAAGTTCTATGGTTTCATCTCTCATAACAGTTTTGACCTCGATGGGTTCGCTTACTCCTCACTTTTGAAGCTCTTGGCTCGGTCCAGAGTCTTCGCAGAAATCGACACCGTATTGTTGGAGTGTTTGCATTCTGAAGAGAAGCGGCCTACTCACGAGGCGTTAGGTATTGTAATCCGTGCGTGTGCGGAATCTGGGTCTGTTTCTAAAGCTCTCGACTTGTATTCTTATCTGTTGAGGAACTACAACGCGCTGCCCCAGTTACCGGCATGTAATTCTTTGCTTAACGGGCTTGTGAAGGAAGGAAAGTTGGACGCTGCGTGGCGTGTGTATGAGGAGATGGTGAGGAGAGATGAAGCCAGTGAGATTAGTTGTTTGGACAATTACAGTGTTTCTATAATGGTGAAGGGATTGTGTAAAGAAGGAAAGGTTGAGAAAGGTAGAAGGTTGATTGAGAAGAGGTGGGGAAGGAACTGCATTCCGAATATTGTGTTCTATAATATTCTCATTGATGGATATTGCAAGAGAGGTGATCTCAAGAGGGCTCATGAGCTTTTCGAAGAGTTGAAAGTGAAGAGTTTCTTTCCGAACCAGGAGACTTATGGGGCTATGATTGATGGATTTTGCAAGAGAGGGGAGTTTGAGAAGGTTGATCAAATGTTAAAGGAAATGGAGTCCAGCGGTATTGAGGTGAATACCGTAATCTATAACAATGTTGTTGATGGCAAATGTAAATATAGCCTTGTTGGAGAAGCTTTCGAGACCTCAAGAAAGATGATGGAAGTAGGGTGCCCGTTGGACATTGTGACGTATAATTCTTTGATTTCTAATGCTTGTAAAGATGGGAATGTGCTGGACGCGGAAAAGCTTTTGGAGGAGGTAATCAATCGCGGATTGGTTCCCAATAAGCTAAGCTTTACCCCTCTTATACATGCCTACTGCAGGGAGCGAAattttgagagagcatcatgtCTTCTTGTTGAGATGACACGAAGTGGACATAAGCCCGACTTGATAACCTATGGAGGTCTCATTCATGGCTTAGTTGTTGCTGGAGAAGTTGAGGCTGCTTTGACAATCCGAAACAATATGGTGGAAAGGGGAGTGTCTCCCGATGCATGCATTTACAATGTGTTAATTAACGGACTTTGCAAAAAGAGTAGGTTTGCTGATGCAGAGCAGCTTCTCCAAGAGATGCTTGGCTGTAATGTGTCTCTCGATGCATATGTTTATGCCACTTTGGTTGATGGATATATAAGAAGTGGCAACTTTGATGATGCTGAAAAACTTTTTGACCTCATAATCAAAAGAGGTGTCGATCCTGGGATTGTAGGGTATAATGCTATGATTAAGGGCTACTGCAAGCTTGGGAAGATAAAAGATGCCGTTCTTTGCATTAATAAGATGACTAGAAGAAACATCTCTCCGGATGAATTTACATATTCTACAATCATTGATGGATTCATAAAGCAGAATGATTTGCTTGGTGCATTGACTGTATTTGGCCTCGTCATCAAACAGAAGTACACGCCAAATGTTGTGATGTATACCTCAATCATCAGTGGCTTTTGTCGTTgtaggcatgtttctggtgcaGAAAGGATTCTCCGAGGAATGCAATCAAATGGTGTGCCGCCTAATGTTGTGACTTATTCTGTAATGATAGGCAGCTGTTGCAAAGAGGGGAAACTTGCACAAGCATCTTCCTTTTTCGAAGAAATGATGATGAGCAAGTGTAATCCCAATGATGTTACATTTCATTATTTGGTGAACGGGCTATCAAACAATGCTGCTTCTATTATTCAGTCGACACAAGATGGTTCTGAGTGGCATAAGCCTATGCTTCTTGATATCTTTGGGACAATGGTGTGTGATGGTTGGCATCCCATATCTGCTGCGTACAGCTCGATTGTCGCTTGTCTTTGTTTAAACAGGATGCTTGGAACTGCGTTACAGCTGACTGATAAGATGTTGAATAAAGGCTTCCCTCTAGACTCGGTGAGTTTGGCTGCTCTATTACATGGGGCTTGTTTAGTAGGGAAATCTAAAGAATGGAATAGCATGATTACTTCCAAACCTATTGATGCAAAGCTTGATGTTGCTTTGAAGTATTTGACCATATTTGGGCGCTACTCGACTCATGAACTGACTAAGGAGACCTCAGTGATTTTGCATTCCTTGCTACAAGATTCATGTCTAACGAATGAATTGGCAGGTTCTAGAAGTCTTAATAAACAATAGGAAACACTT
It contains:
- the LOC130992113 gene encoding pentatricopeptide repeat-containing protein At1g52620-like, translated to MSKAILRLIKPLNRPQPRIKSAVKILITPQIKNLANEVCEILRSEDKQWEESLQNRFIGDDITPSEVAHLVFDKIRDCELGLKFYGFISHNSFDLDGFAYSSLLKLLARSRVFAEIDTVLLECLHSEEKRPTHEALGIVIRACAESGSVSKALDLYSYLLRNYNALPQLPACNSLLNGLVKEGKLDAAWRVYEEMVRRDEASEISCLDNYSVSIMVKGLCKEGKVEKGRRLIEKRWGRNCIPNIVFYNILIDGYCKRGDLKRAHELFEELKVKSFFPNQETYGAMIDGFCKRGEFEKVDQMLKEMESSGIEVNTVIYNNVVDGKCKYSLVGEAFETSRKMMEVGCPLDIVTYNSLISNACKDGNVLDAEKLLEEVINRGLVPNKLSFTPLIHAYCRERNFERASCLLVEMTRSGHKPDLITYGGLIHGLVVAGEVEAALTIRNNMVERGVSPDACIYNVLINGLCKKSRFADAEQLLQEMLGCNVSLDAYVYATLVDGYIRSGNFDDAEKLFDLIIKRGVDPGIVGYNAMIKGYCKLGKIKDAVLCINKMTRRNISPDEFTYSTIIDGFIKQNDLLGALTVFGLVIKQKYTPNVVMYTSIISGFCRCRHVSGAERILRGMQSNGVPPNVVTYSVMIGSCCKEGKLAQASSFFEEMMMSKCNPNDVTFHYLVNGLSNNAASIIQSTQDGSEWHKPMLLDIFGTMVCDGWHPISAAYSSIVACLCLNRMLGTALQLTDKMLNKGFPLDSVSLAALLHGACLVGKSKEWNSMITSKPIDAKLDVALKYLTIFGRYSTHELTKETSVILHSLLQDSCLTNELAGSRSLNKQ